The proteins below come from a single Gordonia pseudamarae genomic window:
- a CDS encoding IS110 family RNA-guided transposase: MARQVWAGVDAGKTAHHCVVIDTDGEQLLSRRIDNDEPALTDLIATVGDIAAGGEVTWAMDLNAGGGALLIALLIDAQQRLLYLPGRTVHHASKGYRGDGKSDAKDAAVIADQARMRRDLQPLRPGDDIAVDLRILTARRADLVADRTRAINRMRATLLEFFPALERAIDYSSSKAGLTLLTGYQTPDSIRRMGHARLEAWLRNRKVRNAAAVAQTAMDAAHQQHVTVRGQQVAAQIVARLAKEVMTLNSEISDTEALIEDRFRRHPHAEILTSMPGFGTILAAEFLAATGGDMTVFGTVDRLAGVAGLAPVPRDSGRISGNLHRPRHYSRRLLRSCYLSAQVAVHRDPVSQVYYQRKRREGKTHVQAVIALARRRLNVQWAMLRDQKPYTTTDSATHVHGAAA, encoded by the coding sequence ATGGCGAGACAAGTATGGGCCGGTGTCGACGCCGGTAAGACCGCGCATCACTGCGTTGTAATCGATACCGATGGGGAGCAACTTTTGTCGCGGCGGATCGACAACGACGAACCCGCCTTGACTGACCTGATCGCCACGGTCGGCGACATTGCCGCCGGTGGCGAGGTCACCTGGGCGATGGACCTCAACGCCGGCGGCGGGGCACTGCTGATCGCTTTGCTGATCGACGCGCAACAGAGGCTGCTTTATCTGCCCGGCAGGACCGTGCACCACGCATCGAAGGGCTACCGAGGTGACGGTAAGTCCGACGCTAAGGATGCGGCAGTCATCGCCGATCAGGCGCGGATGCGCCGCGACCTGCAACCCCTGCGCCCGGGTGACGACATCGCGGTCGACCTCAGGATCCTGACCGCCCGCCGGGCAGACCTGGTCGCCGACCGCACCCGTGCAATCAACCGGATGCGCGCCACCTTGCTGGAGTTCTTCCCTGCGCTCGAGCGAGCCATCGACTACAGCAGTTCCAAGGCCGGGTTGACCTTGTTGACCGGCTACCAGACCCCCGATTCGATTCGCCGTATGGGCCACGCACGACTGGAGGCCTGGTTGCGTAACCGCAAGGTGCGCAATGCAGCCGCGGTCGCGCAGACCGCCATGGACGCGGCGCATCAGCAGCACGTCACGGTCCGCGGTCAGCAGGTCGCCGCGCAGATCGTGGCTCGGTTGGCCAAGGAGGTGATGACCCTCAACAGCGAAATCAGCGACACCGAAGCGCTGATCGAGGACCGATTTCGCCGCCACCCGCACGCCGAAATCCTGACCAGCATGCCCGGCTTCGGGACCATCCTGGCCGCAGAGTTCCTCGCCGCCACCGGCGGCGACATGACCGTCTTCGGCACCGTCGACCGCCTCGCTGGCGTCGCGGGCCTGGCACCAGTTCCCCGCGACTCCGGCCGGATCAGCGGCAACCTGCACCGGCCGCGGCACTACAGCCGCCGACTGCTGCGTTCCTGTTATCTCTCCGCGCAGGTTGCAGTACACCGCGATCCCGTCTCGCAGGTCTACTACCAACGCAAACGCCGCGAGGGCAAGACACACGTGCAAGCAGTCATCGCGCTCGCACGCCGTCGTCTCAACGTTCAATGGGCCATGCTCCGCGACCAGAAGCCCTACACCACAACCGATTCCGCAACCCACGTCCACGGCGCGGCCGCCTGA
- the modA gene encoding molybdate ABC transporter substrate-binding protein encodes MKKLGAVLAATALLTVAGCSSDDGDDASPGTTQPGPVTLNVSAAASLKNTFTAIAGEFEKQHDGVSVALSFDGSSTLVNQIKQGAPADVFASADEKNMNKLGDQATDPKIFATNTLVIVTAPGNPKGIASFADLNKEGVTTVVCQSAQPCGNATGTVEANTGVTIKAASEEQSVTAVLTKVTTGQADAGLVYVTDAKAAGDKVATVDDPAFADVVNKYPIATVSGAANDALGKEFIELVTGAEGQKILGDAGFGKP; translated from the coding sequence ATGAAGAAGCTCGGGGCCGTGCTGGCCGCGACGGCACTCCTCACGGTGGCGGGATGTTCGTCGGACGACGGCGATGACGCATCGCCCGGCACCACGCAGCCCGGGCCGGTGACGCTGAACGTGTCCGCCGCGGCCTCGTTGAAGAACACCTTCACCGCGATCGCCGGCGAGTTCGAGAAGCAGCACGACGGCGTGAGCGTGGCACTGTCGTTCGACGGATCGTCGACGCTGGTCAACCAGATCAAGCAGGGCGCGCCCGCCGACGTATTCGCCTCCGCCGACGAGAAGAACATGAACAAGCTCGGTGATCAGGCCACCGACCCGAAGATTTTCGCCACCAACACCCTCGTCATCGTCACCGCTCCGGGAAATCCGAAGGGCATCGCATCCTTCGCCGACCTGAACAAGGAGGGGGTGACAACGGTGGTCTGCCAGTCGGCACAGCCATGCGGTAACGCCACCGGCACCGTCGAGGCCAACACCGGCGTCACGATCAAGGCCGCGTCCGAAGAGCAGTCCGTGACCGCAGTTCTCACCAAGGTCACCACCGGGCAGGCCGACGCCGGGCTCGTGTACGTCACCGACGCCAAGGCCGCCGGTGACAAGGTGGCCACCGTGGACGACCCGGCGTTCGCCGACGTCGTCAACAAGTACCCGATCGCCACCGTGTCGGGCGCCGCCAACGATGCGCTCGGCAAGGAGTTCATCGAGCTCGTCACCGGTGCCGAAGGGCAGAAGATCCTGGGAGACGCGGGATTCGGGAAACCATGA
- a CDS encoding ABC transporter permease: MVLPPLALVLKTPWDTFIEQVTSQSSRDALRLSLQTAAATTVLCVLLGVPMAVVFSRHDGLLVRVIRSLVLLPLVLPPVVGGLALLYTFGRLGILGGPMREAGIDIAFTTTAVILAQTFVALPFMVISVEGALRTAGTRYEDVAATLGASPTRVLWKVTVPLVAPSVLAGLVLSFARALGEFGATITFAGNAPGVTQTAPLAIYVAAIDDPQQAIPMSLLLVLISLIVVVGVHSRRRRGVSRG, translated from the coding sequence ATCGTGCTCCCGCCGCTCGCGTTGGTGCTCAAGACCCCGTGGGACACCTTCATCGAGCAGGTGACCTCCCAGTCGTCGCGGGACGCGCTGCGGTTGTCGTTGCAGACGGCGGCCGCCACCACCGTGTTGTGTGTACTGCTGGGTGTGCCGATGGCGGTGGTGTTCTCCCGCCATGACGGACTGCTGGTGCGGGTCATCCGCTCGTTGGTGTTGCTTCCGCTGGTGCTGCCCCCGGTCGTTGGTGGTCTGGCGTTGCTGTACACGTTCGGGCGGCTCGGGATTCTCGGCGGGCCGATGCGGGAGGCCGGCATCGACATCGCGTTCACCACCACCGCTGTGATCCTGGCACAAACCTTTGTGGCACTGCCCTTTATGGTGATCAGTGTCGAGGGGGCGCTGCGCACCGCCGGTACCCGGTACGAGGACGTGGCCGCGACGCTCGGGGCCTCACCGACACGGGTGCTGTGGAAGGTGACGGTCCCGTTGGTCGCGCCGTCGGTGCTCGCGGGTCTGGTGCTGTCCTTCGCGCGGGCGCTCGGCGAATTCGGCGCCACCATCACCTTCGCCGGCAACGCGCCCGGTGTCACCCAGACCGCGCCCCTGGCCATCTACGTCGCGGCCATCGACGATCCGCAACAGGCCATCCCCATGTCGCTTCTGCTGGTGCTGATCTCGTTGATCGTGGTGGTCGGGGTGCACAGCCGCCGTCGGAGGGGTGTTTCGCGTGGCTGA
- a CDS encoding ABC transporter ATP-binding protein, giving the protein MADLVVDIQNTVPPLRIENRFAAGSTTAVVGPNGSGKTTLLRVLAGLVPGDDDSRIALGDQVFRDRTTVVPAYRRGVAMLSQDAGLFPHLSVRSNVAFAPSAQHLSRAEVTSRVDRWMAATGIAELADRKPGQLSGGQAQRVAIARALAAQPRILLLDEPFRALDVDVAGRLRALLRTILADRSRITVMVTHDLVDAVTLADEILVIESGRVAESGPTTDVLTSPASRFTATLSGLNLFVGTADETAGVCDDAGHRVGGTAGGAVTPGERAAAAFSPRAVAIYLHAAAGSPRTMLPGTVVDVAPRGEHALVRCDVGGQSVAAEVTWAAVADLALTAGLAVELVVKAADVRVYGLAAGA; this is encoded by the coding sequence GTGGCTGATCTTGTGGTCGACATCCAGAACACGGTGCCGCCGTTGCGGATCGAGAATCGGTTCGCAGCGGGATCGACGACGGCGGTGGTCGGGCCCAACGGGTCGGGAAAGACGACGCTGCTGCGCGTGCTCGCCGGGCTGGTCCCGGGCGACGACGATTCCCGGATCGCACTGGGCGATCAAGTGTTCCGGGACCGCACGACGGTGGTTCCGGCGTATCGCCGCGGGGTGGCGATGCTGTCACAGGACGCCGGGCTGTTCCCGCACCTGAGTGTGCGGTCCAATGTGGCGTTCGCGCCGTCGGCGCAGCATCTTTCGCGGGCAGAGGTCACGAGCCGGGTGGACCGGTGGATGGCCGCCACCGGAATCGCCGAACTGGCCGACCGCAAACCGGGGCAATTGTCCGGCGGGCAGGCGCAGCGGGTGGCGATCGCCCGGGCGCTGGCCGCGCAGCCTCGAATCCTGTTGTTGGACGAACCGTTCCGCGCACTCGATGTTGACGTTGCCGGTAGGCTGCGGGCACTGCTGCGGACGATTCTGGCGGACCGGTCGCGCATCACGGTCATGGTCACCCACGACCTCGTCGACGCGGTGACACTCGCCGACGAGATCCTGGTGATCGAATCCGGGCGGGTCGCCGAGTCCGGGCCCACCACCGATGTGCTGACCAGTCCGGCAAGCCGATTCACCGCCACCCTGTCGGGGCTGAACCTGTTCGTCGGCACCGCCGACGAGACGGCCGGGGTGTGCGACGACGCCGGTCACCGGGTCGGCGGAACGGCCGGCGGTGCGGTGACGCCGGGGGAGCGGGCCGCCGCCGCGTTCTCTCCGCGCGCGGTCGCGATCTATCTACACGCGGCGGCGGGGTCACCGCGAACGATGTTGCCGGGCACCGTCGTCGATGTCGCACCGCGCGGTGAGCACGCGCTGGTGCGCTGCGATGTGGGTGGGCAGTCGGTGGCCGCCGAGGTCACCTGGGCGGCGGTCGCCGATCTGGCGCTGACCGCGGGTCTGGCAGTGGAACTGGTGGTCAAGGCAGCCGACGTGCGGGTATACGGACTCGCCGCCGGAGCCTAG
- a CDS encoding adenylate/guanylate cyclase domain-containing protein, translating to MADRAPDDRRAADRLRRKETEPIEDAVTRRDLVPPPLYNPDPDYTREELVAALKVLPEQADRIWNAFGFAQYETSEKIFSQADLDAFTLFIGPDSCLSPRSQIAAARAIGQMTTRLADWQAEQIAELAADPLFTVPLTDAIEALSHLQTLIWRRHLDLNLRRDIEQPSDEQVDTVVGFVDIVGYTSLSRRIALYELEELLESFEENVHEVVAAHGGKVIKTLGDAVMFTVPSPSAAAVIGVTLQALADDDILPQIRVGLARGHVLSRLGDVFGEPVNIAARLCGSAYPGTVLVDEILVEDLTPEEAEAFRIRPISPLRVRGYRRLKAYNVEPATPRKSRKHRRSGADHDE from the coding sequence GTGGCTGATCGCGCGCCGGACGACCGGCGCGCGGCGGATCGGCTCCGGCGCAAGGAGACCGAACCCATCGAGGACGCCGTCACCCGGCGCGACCTCGTCCCGCCGCCGCTGTACAACCCCGACCCCGACTACACCCGCGAGGAGTTGGTCGCCGCGCTGAAGGTGCTCCCGGAGCAGGCCGACCGGATCTGGAACGCCTTCGGGTTCGCCCAGTACGAGACCTCGGAGAAGATCTTCTCGCAGGCCGATCTGGACGCGTTCACACTGTTCATCGGCCCCGATTCCTGCCTGTCACCGCGGTCGCAGATCGCCGCCGCCAGGGCCATCGGCCAGATGACCACACGCCTGGCCGACTGGCAGGCCGAGCAGATCGCCGAACTGGCCGCCGATCCCCTGTTCACCGTGCCGCTCACGGACGCGATCGAGGCACTCTCACACCTGCAGACGCTCATCTGGCGTCGCCACCTGGACCTGAATCTGCGCCGAGACATCGAGCAGCCCAGCGACGAACAGGTCGATACCGTGGTCGGATTCGTCGACATCGTCGGATACACCAGCCTGTCGCGGCGGATCGCGCTGTACGAACTCGAAGAACTTCTGGAGAGTTTCGAGGAAAACGTGCACGAGGTGGTGGCAGCACACGGCGGCAAGGTCATCAAGACCCTCGGCGACGCGGTCATGTTCACCGTCCCGTCGCCGTCGGCGGCCGCCGTCATCGGTGTCACGCTGCAGGCGCTCGCCGACGACGACATCCTGCCCCAGATCCGCGTCGGACTGGCCCGCGGCCATGTCCTCAGTCGGCTCGGCGATGTATTCGGCGAGCCGGTCAACATCGCCGCCCGCCTCTGCGGATCGGCCTACCCCGGCACCGTTCTGGTCGACGAGATCCTCGTCGAGGATCTCACCCCGGAAGAGGCCGAGGCGTTCCGCATCCGCCCCATTTCGCCGCTGCGGGTTCGCGGCTACCGACGACTGAAGGCCTACAACGTCGAACCGGCCACTCCGCGGAAGAGCCGCAAGCACAGACGTTCCGGCGCGGATCACGACGAGTAG
- a CDS encoding TetR/AcrR family transcriptional regulator, translating into MTEQTSPRRTRPADRKRQLAALAGTLFAAHGYAQVSVADIARAAGVTAPSVYRHFSDKQALLVAAVLAGGDKLQACTDRLLARPDCSLDDLARELADLGVSYPQTVSMWRANSAFLTEEQNTEILLRTREIIEHWGAVIVANRPGLGDRAAVRLGWAVLSVAGSLTVHHTKISNVRARSALHDSISRVLALDTDTAPPFTAPALPPSGRRSRRDEILDAASALFADRGYTAVGIDDIGAAVGISGPSVYNHFPSKLSILVSIARRSATTLEAGVIAAYARTDEPGPLLRLLVDSYVAAITSAPDLGVGFRSARVLAAQTDTAEHLDTQRRYVRRWIDLLQEVRPELPAEEAAVAVHSALSIVNDAVGMRRGTGRDEFTAEMAYLMKGVLGV; encoded by the coding sequence ATGACCGAGCAGACCTCGCCACGGCGCACCCGGCCCGCCGACCGCAAACGCCAACTCGCGGCGCTCGCGGGCACCCTGTTCGCCGCGCACGGATATGCCCAGGTGTCCGTCGCCGACATCGCCCGCGCCGCCGGGGTGACCGCGCCATCGGTGTACCGGCACTTCTCCGACAAACAGGCGCTACTGGTGGCCGCGGTACTCGCCGGCGGCGACAAACTGCAGGCCTGCACCGACCGACTGCTGGCCCGGCCCGACTGCTCGCTCGACGACCTGGCCCGCGAACTCGCCGATCTCGGTGTCAGCTACCCGCAGACGGTGTCGATGTGGCGGGCCAACAGCGCCTTCCTCACCGAGGAGCAGAACACCGAGATCCTGCTGCGCACCCGCGAGATCATCGAGCACTGGGGCGCGGTCATCGTCGCCAACCGGCCCGGACTCGGCGATCGGGCGGCCGTACGGCTGGGTTGGGCCGTGCTGAGCGTCGCCGGCAGCCTCACCGTGCACCACACCAAGATCAGCAATGTCCGCGCGAGATCCGCGCTACACGACTCGATCTCACGTGTGCTCGCCCTCGACACCGATACCGCCCCACCGTTCACCGCACCCGCCCTGCCGCCGTCGGGCCGACGCAGCCGGCGCGATGAGATCCTGGACGCGGCATCCGCGTTGTTCGCCGACCGCGGCTACACGGCCGTCGGCATCGACGACATCGGTGCGGCCGTCGGCATCTCCGGGCCGAGCGTCTATAACCACTTCCCCTCCAAGCTCTCGATCCTGGTGTCCATCGCCCGGCGCAGCGCCACCACCCTGGAGGCCGGCGTGATCGCCGCCTACGCCCGCACCGACGAGCCCGGACCATTACTGCGGCTGCTGGTGGATTCGTACGTCGCGGCCATCACCAGCGCACCCGACCTGGGCGTGGGCTTTCGCAGTGCGCGGGTCCTGGCCGCGCAGACCGACACAGCCGAGCACCTCGACACCCAGCGCCGATACGTGCGGCGCTGGATCGATCTGCTCCAGGAGGTGCGGCCCGAACTGCCTGCAGAGGAGGCCGCTGTGGCCGTACACTCGGCCCTGTCCATCGTGAACGACGCCGTTGGCATGCGCCGCGGAACCGGACGCGACGAGTTCACCGCCGAGATGGCGTATCTCATGAAGGGTGTGCTGGGTGTATGA
- a CDS encoding acetyl-CoA C-acetyltransferase, with protein sequence MADQAFIYEAIRTPRGKQRGGSLHGVKSVDLASGLINEVLARHGGLDPADINDIVLGVVSPVGEQGAVIARTAAILSGLPETVPGTQINRFCGSGLEATNLAAAKVASGFDDLVLAGGVESMSRVPMGSDGGALFTDPTTVYDHYIVPQGIGADLIATMEGFSREDIDGYAAESQARAEKAWNSGYFAKSVVPVRDINGVILLDQDEHRRPGSTVESLGKLRPAFAAMAEMAGFDDVALQKYPSVEKINHVHTGGNSSGIVDGAALVLLGSEEAGKRNGLTPRGRIVSFAEVGSEPTIMLTGPTPSTELALKKAGLTVDDIDVFELNEAFASVVMKWMKDLKVPHEKVNVNGGAIAMGHPLGATGAMILGTCLDELERIGGRYGLVTLCIGGGMGVATIIERL encoded by the coding sequence GTGGCCGATCAAGCATTCATCTACGAGGCGATCCGTACGCCCCGTGGCAAACAGCGCGGAGGGTCGCTGCACGGCGTCAAGTCGGTCGACCTCGCGTCCGGCCTGATCAACGAGGTCCTGGCCCGCCACGGCGGCCTGGACCCGGCCGACATCAACGACATCGTGCTCGGTGTGGTCTCGCCGGTGGGCGAGCAGGGTGCGGTCATCGCGCGCACCGCCGCGATCCTGTCGGGTCTGCCCGAGACGGTGCCCGGCACCCAGATCAACCGCTTCTGCGGTTCGGGGCTGGAGGCCACCAACCTGGCCGCCGCCAAGGTCGCCTCCGGCTTCGACGACCTGGTCCTCGCCGGCGGTGTGGAGTCGATGTCGCGCGTGCCGATGGGCAGTGACGGCGGGGCCCTGTTCACCGACCCGACCACCGTGTACGACCACTACATCGTGCCGCAGGGCATCGGCGCCGACCTGATCGCCACCATGGAGGGCTTCTCCCGCGAGGACATCGACGGCTATGCCGCCGAGTCGCAGGCTCGGGCCGAAAAGGCTTGGAACAGCGGCTACTTCGCCAAGTCTGTGGTTCCCGTCCGCGACATCAACGGCGTGATCCTGCTCGACCAGGACGAGCATCGCCGCCCCGGCAGCACGGTCGAGAGCCTCGGGAAGCTGCGCCCGGCGTTCGCCGCGATGGCGGAGATGGCCGGCTTCGACGACGTCGCCCTGCAGAAGTACCCCAGCGTCGAGAAGATCAACCACGTACACACCGGCGGCAACAGCTCCGGCATTGTCGACGGCGCCGCGCTGGTGCTGCTCGGCAGCGAAGAGGCCGGCAAGCGCAACGGTCTCACCCCGCGTGGCCGGATCGTGTCGTTCGCCGAGGTCGGCTCCGAGCCCACGATCATGCTCACCGGCCCCACCCCGTCCACCGAGCTGGCGCTGAAGAAGGCGGGCCTGACCGTCGACGACATCGACGTGTTCGAGCTGAACGAGGCGTTCGCGTCGGTCGTCATGAAGTGGATGAAGGACCTGAAGGTCCCGCACGAGAAGGTCAACGTGAACGGCGGCGCCATCGCGATGGGCCACCCGCTCGGCGCGACCGGCGCGATGATTCTCGGTACCTGCCTCGATGAGCTCGAGCGTATCGGCGGTCGCTACGGCCTGGTCACCCTGTGTATCGGCGGCGGTATGGGCGTTGCCACCATCATCGAGCGTCTCTGA
- a CDS encoding 3-hydroxyacyl-CoA dehydrogenase NAD-binding domain-containing protein: protein MSDNMIRWEKGDDGIVVLTMDDPNQGANTMNALYATSMAATVDRLEAEKDDITGVVLTSAKKTFFAGGDLKDMTAEQTESKQEIATRITKGTNEMKAVLRRLESLGKPVVAAINGAALGGGLEIALHTHHRIAADVRGNQIGLPEVTLGLLPGGGGVVRTVRLLGIQNALMGVLLQGTRFKPAKAKEAGLIDEVVGSVEELIPAAKAWIAANPEAEQPWNVKGYKIPGGDPTNPKFAANLPAIPALLRKQIKGANMPAPRAIMAAAIEGAYVDVATADEIETRYFVSLVTGQVAQNMIKAFFFDLQHINGGGSRPEGYDKYTAKKVGVIGAGMMGAAIAYVSAQAGIEVVLKDTNLENAERGKGYSVKLVEKSIAKGKLSQEKGDELLARITPTEKAEDFKGVDLVIEAAFESVEVKNKVFQEIEDIVEPDAILGSNTSTLPITLLAGGVKRQEDFIGIHFFSPVDKMPLVEIIKGEKTSDAVLAKVIDYTLQIRKTPIVVNDSRGFFTSRVIGTFINEALAAVGEGIEPAFIEQAGSQAGYPAPPLQLSDELTLTLMQKIRKETVAAAEAEGVTIPAHGADAVVDWMIENGHPSRKDGAGFYEYTDGKRGLLWQGVRDHYKSGSTEIPLEDLKERMLFAEALETVKCFDEGVLNSVADANIGSIFGIGFPAWTGGVIQYINGYEGGLQGFVDRARDLASKYGSHFEPPASLVEKAARGEKY, encoded by the coding sequence ATGAGTGACAATATGATTCGGTGGGAAAAGGGTGACGACGGCATCGTCGTGCTCACCATGGACGACCCCAACCAGGGCGCCAACACCATGAACGCGCTGTACGCCACGTCGATGGCGGCCACCGTCGACCGGCTCGAGGCCGAGAAGGACGACATCACCGGCGTGGTGCTGACCTCGGCCAAGAAGACCTTTTTCGCCGGCGGCGACCTCAAGGACATGACTGCCGAGCAGACCGAGTCCAAGCAGGAGATCGCCACCCGGATCACCAAGGGCACCAATGAGATGAAGGCGGTGCTGCGCCGTCTGGAGTCGCTCGGCAAGCCCGTCGTCGCCGCGATCAACGGCGCGGCGCTCGGTGGCGGCCTGGAGATCGCGCTGCACACCCACCATCGCATCGCCGCCGACGTGCGCGGCAACCAGATCGGCCTGCCCGAGGTCACCCTCGGTCTGCTGCCTGGCGGCGGTGGCGTCGTGCGTACCGTCCGCCTGCTCGGCATCCAGAACGCGCTCATGGGTGTTCTGTTGCAGGGCACCAGGTTCAAGCCGGCCAAGGCCAAGGAGGCCGGGCTGATCGATGAGGTCGTCGGCAGCGTCGAAGAACTGATCCCGGCCGCCAAGGCCTGGATCGCGGCCAACCCCGAGGCCGAGCAGCCGTGGAACGTCAAGGGTTACAAGATCCCCGGCGGCGACCCCACCAACCCGAAGTTCGCGGCCAACCTGCCTGCCATCCCGGCGCTGCTGCGCAAGCAGATCAAGGGCGCCAACATGCCGGCACCGCGCGCGATCATGGCCGCCGCCATCGAGGGTGCGTACGTCGACGTCGCCACCGCCGACGAGATCGAGACCCGCTACTTCGTGTCGCTGGTGACCGGTCAGGTCGCGCAGAACATGATCAAGGCCTTCTTCTTCGACCTGCAGCACATCAACGGCGGTGGTTCGCGTCCGGAAGGGTACGACAAGTACACCGCCAAGAAGGTCGGCGTCATCGGCGCCGGCATGATGGGTGCGGCCATCGCGTACGTGTCGGCTCAGGCCGGTATCGAGGTCGTGCTCAAGGACACCAACCTGGAGAACGCCGAACGCGGCAAGGGCTACTCGGTCAAGCTCGTCGAGAAGAGCATCGCCAAGGGCAAGCTCAGCCAGGAGAAGGGCGACGAACTGCTCGCCCGGATCACCCCGACCGAGAAGGCCGAGGACTTCAAGGGCGTCGATCTGGTGATCGAGGCGGCGTTCGAGTCGGTCGAGGTCAAGAACAAGGTGTTCCAGGAGATCGAGGACATCGTCGAACCCGACGCCATCCTGGGCTCCAACACCTCCACGCTGCCCATCACGCTGCTCGCCGGTGGGGTCAAGCGCCAGGAAGACTTCATCGGTATCCACTTCTTCTCGCCGGTCGACAAGATGCCGCTGGTGGAGATCATCAAGGGTGAGAAAACCTCGGACGCGGTGCTGGCCAAGGTTATCGACTACACCCTGCAGATCCGCAAGACTCCGATCGTGGTCAACGACAGCCGGGGCTTCTTCACCAGCCGTGTCATCGGCACCTTCATCAATGAGGCGCTGGCGGCCGTCGGTGAGGGCATCGAACCGGCGTTCATCGAGCAGGCAGGTTCGCAGGCGGGCTACCCCGCTCCGCCGCTGCAGCTCTCGGATGAGCTGACCCTCACCCTGATGCAGAAGATCCGCAAGGAGACCGTCGCCGCGGCCGAAGCCGAGGGCGTGACGATCCCCGCTCACGGTGCGGATGCCGTCGTCGACTGGATGATCGAGAACGGACACCCGTCCCGCAAGGACGGCGCCGGATTCTACGAGTACACCGACGGCAAGCGCGGCCTGCTGTGGCAGGGCGTGCGGGATCACTACAAGTCCGGCAGCACCGAGATCCCACTCGAAGATCTCAAGGAGCGCATGCTCTTTGCCGAGGCGCTCGAAACCGTCAAGTGCTTCGATGAGGGCGTGCTCAACTCGGTGGCCGACGCCAACATCGGCTCGATCTTCGGCATCGGCTTCCCGGCCTGGACCGGTGGCGTGATCCAGTACATCAACGGCTACGAGGGCGGCCTGCAGGGCTTCGTCGACCGGGCCCGCGACCTGGCGTCCAAGTACGGTTCGCACTTCGAGCCGCCGGCCTCGCTCGTCGAGAAGGCCGCCCGAGGCGAGAAATACTGA